Proteins from a genomic interval of Cucumis melo cultivar AY chromosome 7, USDA_Cmelo_AY_1.0, whole genome shotgun sequence:
- the LOC103494623 gene encoding uncharacterized protein LOC103494623 isoform X5 has protein sequence MTMVAALNHFSKHQHGGADHLMNGGAPLCNQYYYYYHYNYLGSSNPYLISLDPPMAEDDSTTNSLNHDQAPSNTDDGWLQLSIGGSGGSGNVTGLKHDQRESMTPGRSSGLVELDLLPGGGRDISMNYSRWVSDFSSPETTTTSKTETGAEIGIGLPLFFGTSSSSNFVQQEINWAFRPVAGIGTGVPSSSSPSTSAVSSSYSLPISGRRSSYLGRPLIQLQSVGVDTATATAGPSSDVRIINPPRRPHSEEKSHFCLKYQKTI, from the exons ATGACAATGGTTGCTGCCCTTAACCACTTCTCCAAACACCAACACGGCGGCGCCGACCATCTCATGAATGGTGGTGCTCCACTTTGTaatcaatattattattattatcattataattaTTTAGGGTCTAGTAATCCTTATCTAATTTCTCTTGATCCTCCCATGGCGGAAGATGATTCCACTACTAATAGTCTTAATCATGATCAAGCCCCTTCTAATACAGATGATGGCTGGCTTCAATTGAGTATCGGTGGCAGCGGTGGCAGTGGCAACGTTACCGGACTAAAACACGATCAACGAGAGTCGATGACACCCGGAAGAAGCTCGGGCTTAGTGGAGCTAGATCTATTACCTGGTGGCGGTCGAGATATCTCGATGAATTATTCTAGATGGGTTTCGGATTTCTCGAGCCCTGAGACTACTACGACGTCGAAAACGGAGACTGGGGCGGAGATAGGAATAGGGTTGCCTTTGTTTTTTGGAACTTCTAGTTCTTCCAACTTTGTACAGCAAGAGATTAATTGGGCATTTAGGCCGGTGGCCGGTATCGGCACCGGtgttccttcttcttcctccccgTCGACATCGGCCGTGTCATCTTCTTATTCTCTACCGATTAGCGGTCGTCGGAGTTCTTACTTGGGCAGGCCATTAATCCAACTCCAGAGTGTTGGGGTCGACACGGCCACGGCAACAGCCGGGCCGAGCTCCGACGTCAGAATCATAAATCCTCCCCGCCGGCCCCATTCTG AGGAAAAGAGCCATTTTTGCCTcaaatatcaaaaaactatcTGA
- the LOC103494623 gene encoding protein LAX PANICLE 2 isoform X2, producing the protein MTMVAALNHFSKHQHGGADHLMNAPSNTDDGWLQLSIGGSGGSGNVTGLKHDQRESMTPGRSSGLVELDLLPGGGRDISMNYSRWVSDFSSPETTTTSKTETGAEIGIGLPLFFGTSSSSNFVQQEINWAFRPVAGIGTGVPSSSSPSTSAVSSSYSLPISGRRSSYLGRPLIQLQSVGVDTATATAGPSSDVRIINPPRRPHSGIWFTLKALENQGKEPFLPQISKNYLRIKDEKMTVSLVMKYLVNKLHLDSESEIEIRCRGQELVPFWTMQYVRDRIWNNTSSNSLFTLLPQSSTTNHLMLLHYGRKN; encoded by the exons ATGACAATGGTTGCTGCCCTTAACCACTTCTCCAAACACCAACACGGCGGCGCCGACCATCTCATGAATG CCCCTTCTAATACAGATGATGGCTGGCTTCAATTGAGTATCGGTGGCAGCGGTGGCAGTGGCAACGTTACCGGACTAAAACACGATCAACGAGAGTCGATGACACCCGGAAGAAGCTCGGGCTTAGTGGAGCTAGATCTATTACCTGGTGGCGGTCGAGATATCTCGATGAATTATTCTAGATGGGTTTCGGATTTCTCGAGCCCTGAGACTACTACGACGTCGAAAACGGAGACTGGGGCGGAGATAGGAATAGGGTTGCCTTTGTTTTTTGGAACTTCTAGTTCTTCCAACTTTGTACAGCAAGAGATTAATTGGGCATTTAGGCCGGTGGCCGGTATCGGCACCGGtgttccttcttcttcctccccgTCGACATCGGCCGTGTCATCTTCTTATTCTCTACCGATTAGCGGTCGTCGGAGTTCTTACTTGGGCAGGCCATTAATCCAACTCCAGAGTGTTGGGGTCGACACGGCCACGGCAACAGCCGGGCCGAGCTCCGACGTCAGAATCATAAATCCTCCCCGCCGGCCCCATTCTGGTATATGGTTTACATTAAAAGCCTTAGAAAATCA AGGAAAAGAGCCATTTTTGCCTcaaatatcaaaaaactatcTGAGAATCAA GGACGAAAAGATGACAGTTAGTTTGGTAATGAAGTATTTGGTTAATAAGCTTCATCTGGATAGCGAATCAGAG ATAGAGATAAGATGCAGAGGGCAAGAGCTAGTTCCATTTTGGACAATGCAATATGTAAGAGATAGGATTTGGAATAATACTTCATCAAACTCACTCTTCACTTTGCTTCCTCAATCTTCAACCACAAATCACTTAATGCTTCTTCACTATGGAAGGaagaattaa
- the LOC103494623 gene encoding protein LAX PANICLE 2 isoform X1, which yields MTMVAALNHFSKHQHGGADHLMNGGAPLCNQYYYYYHYNYLGSSNPYLISLDPPMAEDDSTTNSLNHDQAPSNTDDGWLQLSIGGSGGSGNVTGLKHDQRESMTPGRSSGLVELDLLPGGGRDISMNYSRWVSDFSSPETTTTSKTETGAEIGIGLPLFFGTSSSSNFVQQEINWAFRPVAGIGTGVPSSSSPSTSAVSSSYSLPISGRRSSYLGRPLIQLQSVGVDTATATAGPSSDVRIINPPRRPHSGIWFTLKALENQGKEPFLPQISKNYLRIKDEKMTVSLVMKYLVNKLHLDSESEIEIRCRGQELVPFWTMQYVRDRIWNNTSSNSLFTLLPQSSTTNHLMLLHYGRKN from the exons ATGACAATGGTTGCTGCCCTTAACCACTTCTCCAAACACCAACACGGCGGCGCCGACCATCTCATGAATGGTGGTGCTCCACTTTGTaatcaatattattattattatcattataattaTTTAGGGTCTAGTAATCCTTATCTAATTTCTCTTGATCCTCCCATGGCGGAAGATGATTCCACTACTAATAGTCTTAATCATGATCAAGCCCCTTCTAATACAGATGATGGCTGGCTTCAATTGAGTATCGGTGGCAGCGGTGGCAGTGGCAACGTTACCGGACTAAAACACGATCAACGAGAGTCGATGACACCCGGAAGAAGCTCGGGCTTAGTGGAGCTAGATCTATTACCTGGTGGCGGTCGAGATATCTCGATGAATTATTCTAGATGGGTTTCGGATTTCTCGAGCCCTGAGACTACTACGACGTCGAAAACGGAGACTGGGGCGGAGATAGGAATAGGGTTGCCTTTGTTTTTTGGAACTTCTAGTTCTTCCAACTTTGTACAGCAAGAGATTAATTGGGCATTTAGGCCGGTGGCCGGTATCGGCACCGGtgttccttcttcttcctccccgTCGACATCGGCCGTGTCATCTTCTTATTCTCTACCGATTAGCGGTCGTCGGAGTTCTTACTTGGGCAGGCCATTAATCCAACTCCAGAGTGTTGGGGTCGACACGGCCACGGCAACAGCCGGGCCGAGCTCCGACGTCAGAATCATAAATCCTCCCCGCCGGCCCCATTCTGGTATATGGTTTACATTAAAAGCCTTAGAAAATCA AGGAAAAGAGCCATTTTTGCCTcaaatatcaaaaaactatcTGAGAATCAA GGACGAAAAGATGACAGTTAGTTTGGTAATGAAGTATTTGGTTAATAAGCTTCATCTGGATAGCGAATCAGAG ATAGAGATAAGATGCAGAGGGCAAGAGCTAGTTCCATTTTGGACAATGCAATATGTAAGAGATAGGATTTGGAATAATACTTCATCAAACTCACTCTTCACTTTGCTTCCTCAATCTTCAACCACAAATCACTTAATGCTTCTTCACTATGGAAGGaagaattaa
- the LOC103494623 gene encoding protein LAX PANICLE 2 isoform X3, protein MTMVAALNHFSKHQHGGADHLMNGGAPLYDGWLQLSIGGSGGSGNVTGLKHDQRESMTPGRSSGLVELDLLPGGGRDISMNYSRWVSDFSSPETTTTSKTETGAEIGIGLPLFFGTSSSSNFVQQEINWAFRPVAGIGTGVPSSSSPSTSAVSSSYSLPISGRRSSYLGRPLIQLQSVGVDTATATAGPSSDVRIINPPRRPHSGIWFTLKALENQGKEPFLPQISKNYLRIKDEKMTVSLVMKYLVNKLHLDSESEIEIRCRGQELVPFWTMQYVRDRIWNNTSSNSLFTLLPQSSTTNHLMLLHYGRKN, encoded by the exons ATGACAATGGTTGCTGCCCTTAACCACTTCTCCAAACACCAACACGGCGGCGCCGACCATCTCATGAATGGTGGTGCTCCACTTT ATGATGGCTGGCTTCAATTGAGTATCGGTGGCAGCGGTGGCAGTGGCAACGTTACCGGACTAAAACACGATCAACGAGAGTCGATGACACCCGGAAGAAGCTCGGGCTTAGTGGAGCTAGATCTATTACCTGGTGGCGGTCGAGATATCTCGATGAATTATTCTAGATGGGTTTCGGATTTCTCGAGCCCTGAGACTACTACGACGTCGAAAACGGAGACTGGGGCGGAGATAGGAATAGGGTTGCCTTTGTTTTTTGGAACTTCTAGTTCTTCCAACTTTGTACAGCAAGAGATTAATTGGGCATTTAGGCCGGTGGCCGGTATCGGCACCGGtgttccttcttcttcctccccgTCGACATCGGCCGTGTCATCTTCTTATTCTCTACCGATTAGCGGTCGTCGGAGTTCTTACTTGGGCAGGCCATTAATCCAACTCCAGAGTGTTGGGGTCGACACGGCCACGGCAACAGCCGGGCCGAGCTCCGACGTCAGAATCATAAATCCTCCCCGCCGGCCCCATTCTGGTATATGGTTTACATTAAAAGCCTTAGAAAATCA AGGAAAAGAGCCATTTTTGCCTcaaatatcaaaaaactatcTGAGAATCAA GGACGAAAAGATGACAGTTAGTTTGGTAATGAAGTATTTGGTTAATAAGCTTCATCTGGATAGCGAATCAGAG ATAGAGATAAGATGCAGAGGGCAAGAGCTAGTTCCATTTTGGACAATGCAATATGTAAGAGATAGGATTTGGAATAATACTTCATCAAACTCACTCTTCACTTTGCTTCCTCAATCTTCAACCACAAATCACTTAATGCTTCTTCACTATGGAAGGaagaattaa
- the LOC103494623 gene encoding protein LAX PANICLE 2 isoform X4, with amino-acid sequence MTMVAALNHFSKHQHGGADHLMNDDGWLQLSIGGSGGSGNVTGLKHDQRESMTPGRSSGLVELDLLPGGGRDISMNYSRWVSDFSSPETTTTSKTETGAEIGIGLPLFFGTSSSSNFVQQEINWAFRPVAGIGTGVPSSSSPSTSAVSSSYSLPISGRRSSYLGRPLIQLQSVGVDTATATAGPSSDVRIINPPRRPHSGIWFTLKALENQGKEPFLPQISKNYLRIKDEKMTVSLVMKYLVNKLHLDSESEIEIRCRGQELVPFWTMQYVRDRIWNNTSSNSLFTLLPQSSTTNHLMLLHYGRKN; translated from the exons ATGACAATGGTTGCTGCCCTTAACCACTTCTCCAAACACCAACACGGCGGCGCCGACCATCTCATGAATG ATGATGGCTGGCTTCAATTGAGTATCGGTGGCAGCGGTGGCAGTGGCAACGTTACCGGACTAAAACACGATCAACGAGAGTCGATGACACCCGGAAGAAGCTCGGGCTTAGTGGAGCTAGATCTATTACCTGGTGGCGGTCGAGATATCTCGATGAATTATTCTAGATGGGTTTCGGATTTCTCGAGCCCTGAGACTACTACGACGTCGAAAACGGAGACTGGGGCGGAGATAGGAATAGGGTTGCCTTTGTTTTTTGGAACTTCTAGTTCTTCCAACTTTGTACAGCAAGAGATTAATTGGGCATTTAGGCCGGTGGCCGGTATCGGCACCGGtgttccttcttcttcctccccgTCGACATCGGCCGTGTCATCTTCTTATTCTCTACCGATTAGCGGTCGTCGGAGTTCTTACTTGGGCAGGCCATTAATCCAACTCCAGAGTGTTGGGGTCGACACGGCCACGGCAACAGCCGGGCCGAGCTCCGACGTCAGAATCATAAATCCTCCCCGCCGGCCCCATTCTGGTATATGGTTTACATTAAAAGCCTTAGAAAATCA AGGAAAAGAGCCATTTTTGCCTcaaatatcaaaaaactatcTGAGAATCAA GGACGAAAAGATGACAGTTAGTTTGGTAATGAAGTATTTGGTTAATAAGCTTCATCTGGATAGCGAATCAGAG ATAGAGATAAGATGCAGAGGGCAAGAGCTAGTTCCATTTTGGACAATGCAATATGTAAGAGATAGGATTTGGAATAATACTTCATCAAACTCACTCTTCACTTTGCTTCCTCAATCTTCAACCACAAATCACTTAATGCTTCTTCACTATGGAAGGaagaattaa